Within the Streptomyces sp. NBC_00554 genome, the region GGCTGGTAGTAGCCCCGCCGGAAGCCGATGGCCTCGAAGCCGAAGCGCTCGTACAGCTTCTGTGCGCGGACGTTGTCCACCCGGCACTCGAGCAGCACCTCGGCGCACTCGAACGCGGTTGCGGCCCGCAGCAGTTCGGCCAGCAGCCGTGCGCCGAGCCCGGTGCCCCACTGCTCGCGGCGCACGGCGATCGTCTGTACGTCACCGAGGTCACCGGAGGCCGCGAGTCCCGCGTACCCGACAAGGCGTCCGCCCTCCTCGGCCACGACATACCGCCGCGTCGCCTCCGGGCCTCGCGAATGAGCCAGCTCGGACCAGAACATCCCCCGCGACCAGGCGTCCTCGGGGAAGAGGTCCTTCTCGAGCTCCAGTACGGGATCGATGTCCCACCAGCGCATCTCGCGCAGCACGGCGGTCACTTGGGGGTGACCACCTTGTAGTTCTTGGGCACCTGGGCGTCCGGGCGGCGCAGGTAGAGCGGCCGGGGAGCCGCCAGTTCCTCGCCCGCCGCGAGCTTCTCGGCGGCCAGGGAGGCCAGCGCGGCTGCCGAGACGTACTCGGGTGCCCGGGCGTCCGGGAAGGTGTCGGGGTAGAGGAGCGCACCCGCGCCGACGGCGGGCAGGCCGCCGAGGTCCAGGTCCGCGGGCCGGTCCACGGCGGGCTCCGACACGCGGGTACGGGGATCGGCGTACCGCGCCCAGTAGACCTCCTTGCGTCTCGCGTCGGTGGCGACGACGAAGGGACCCTCGACCTCGGCCGCGTACGCGAGCCCGTCGAGGGTGCACAGGCCGTACACGGGCACGCCGAGCGCGAGCCCGAAGGTGTCGGCGGTCATCAGGCCGACGCGGAGCCCGGTGTAGGGGCCGGGGCCGACGCCGACCACGACGCCGGTGACGGCGTCGAGACGCAGGCCGGCCTCGGCGAGTACCCGGTCGACGGCCGGCAGCAGCAGCTCCCCGTGCCGACGCGCGTCCACCTGGCTCGAGGAGGCGATGACGGACGTGCCGTCGTGCAGGGCGACGGTCACTGCGGGGGTGGCGGTATCCAGAGCGAGCAAGAGCACGCAAACAGCCTACGGCGCCCGGGAGCAAGGCACGGCCGCCCCGGTCTGCCGTGCCCCGGCTGCTACCGTCACCACAAGCGACGTACAGGGTAAGAACGCGGTTCGAGAGGTGGGCACACAAGGTGGCTAGGAGCAGCTCGGGATTCGTGGCCGGGCTCACCGTGGCGGCGATCGCAGCAGTCGGCTTCCTCGCCTACCAGGCGTCCGCGAGCGTGCCGGACACCCTCGGCAAAGCGGACACCAGCGCGTCGCCCAAGGCCTCCGCCTCGAAGACCCCCAAGAACACGGCGAACCCGAAGGCGCTGCCCACCGCGTCCGGCACCGGTGAGCGGGTCGTCTACTCGACCGACGACGACCGTGTGTGGCTGGTCGCCGCGAACAACAAGGTGAAGCGCACCTTCGGGGTGACACCCGGCACGGTGGACCCGGCCGCGGGCACATACGCCGTCACGACACGCGCCAACACGGTCACCGGGTCGGACGGGGTACAGATCGAGCACGTCGTCCGGTTCACGACGGTCGACAGCATCGCGATCGGCTTCAGCGCGGCACTCAACGGCTCGACAGCCGCCCCCGACAGTTCCAAGAAGCTCGGCGGCATCCGCGAGTCCCGAGCGGACGGCGACGCGATGTGGAACTTCGCAACGGTCGGCGTAAAGGTAGTAGTCGTCCAGTAGAGCGCCCCTTTAGGGGCGCGGGGAACTGCGCGACCAGCCCCCACCGGACCCGCAGGGGAAAACTAGGCGGCTTTGCGGGGCTGCTCGACCCCGGGGGCCTCTGGCAGCGGCGCCCGGGGCGCCCGCGAAACCGCTTCGGCCATGGCGCACGACGCCAGCAAGTCCCGCATCGACACCCCGACGGCTACGCGCGGCGGCTGCTGCTGCGCCGGCACGTCACGTTCTGAAGCCGACCGCTCTGAAGCCGACATGGACGCCTCCTGGGCTTCGGGGGCTACCGTGGTTAGGTAGACCTAACCACGGACTGATGTCCATGTGACCACGCCCGGGACGCGAAAAGCAACATCTTGCCGACGTCTTGTCGGAACGTTATTCGAATGTACGAAGAAACGGCCGCGCCCACTGCGCCCACTGCGCCCACTGCGCCCAGGCTGCGCGAACGCCCGCGCTCAGGCCGAGAGCACACTCAGATCAGCCGTCGCCCAGCGCCCGCCGAGCCCGGTCAGCGTCACATGCCGTACCTCGTCCGTGGTGTCCCCCACGGCCCGGTGGATCACGACGTGCAGCCGGTCGTCGGTGAGCTCCTCGACCTTGCCCTCGCCCCACTCCACGACGATCACCGAGTCGGACAGCGAGACGTCGAGATCGAGGTCCTCCATCTCGTCGAGCCCGCCGCCGAGGCGGTACGCGTCCACGTGGACCAGCGGCGGACCGTCGCCGAGAGAGGGGTGCACACGGGCGATGACGAAGGTCGGGGAGGTGACCGCGCCCCGCACTCCGAGCCCCTCGCCGAGGCCGCGCGTCAGTGTCGTCTTGCCGGCGCCGAGCTCGCCGTTCAGCATCACGAGGTCACCCGCGCGCAGCAGCTTGGCCAGATGGAGGCCCAACTCGCGCATTTGTTCAGGGGAGTTGACGGTGAACTGGACGCGGGCCCCCGCCACGGCGGGCTCAGCCGGGTTGTGCGGTGCTGCTGGTCGTTCCATAGCCACCAACGGTAGCTCCTGCCGGGACGGCGCCCGCGCGCATGAGGAGGTCCGCGAGACGGTCTATGACGACCTCGGGGTGCTCCAGCATCACTAGGTGTCCGGCGTCGGGCACGAGCACCAGCTCGGCGTCCGGCAGCAGATCGGCGATCGCCTCGCTGTGCTCGCTCGGGGTCACCAGGTCCTTGACCCCGGCGAGGACGAGGACGGGCATGTCGGCGAAGTACGCGAGCGCCTCGGTCTTGTCGTGCTCGGTGAACGCCGGGTAGAACTCGGCGACCACGTCGATCGGCGTGCCCTCGATCATCCGCTCGGCGAACCGCTCGACGGCCGGGTCGACGTCCCGTCCCGCGAACGAGTACCGCTTGATGACCCCGGCGAAGAGATCGGCCGTGGCCCGCCGCCCCCGCTCCACCAGGGCGGCCTGCTGTCCGAGCGCCTTGAGCACACCCGGCAGCACCCGCCGCACCGCGTTGACGCCCGCGACGGGCAGCCCGAAGTTGACCTCGCCGAGCCGCCCCGAAGACGTACCGACGAGCGCGGCGGCGACGACCCTTTCGCGGATCAGTTCGGGGTACTGGTCGGCCAGCGCCATCACCGTCATACCGCCCATGGAGTGCCCGACGAGCACTATCGGCCCCTCGGGCGCGGCCGCGTCGATGACGGCCTTCAGGTCCCGGCCGAGCTGGTCGATGGTGACCGGCTTGTGCTCCTCGACCTGGGCGACGCCCCGCCCGGACCGCCCGTGGCTGCGCTGATCCCAGTGCACCATGCGCACCACACCGCGCAGCGCGGCCCGCTGGAAGTGCCAGGAGTCCTGGTTGAGGCAGTAGCCGTGGCTGAAGACGACGGTGACGGGGGCCGGGGCCTTGCGGCCGAACAGACGCCGACGACGACCCCCGAGCGGGGCCTCGGGCTCGACGTCGTCGACCTCGTAGTACAGCTCGGTGCCGTCATCGGCGTACGCCTTGCCGGGGGTGCCGCGCAGCGCGCCGTACGGTCCCGCGGAGTCGAGGGCGAGCCGGGCCCTCTCCCGCATGCTGCGGCCGACCGTGAGCCGCTCTATGGCGACTCCGGCGGCGGCGCCGGCCGCGACCACGCCTATGGCGACGCCCGCGATACCGGTTGCCTTGCGCCAGTTCCCGGCGGAGGCGGCGACCGCCGAGGCCGCACTCGCGACGGCCTCCGCGCTGCTCTCGCTCACTTCCCGCTCCTCTTCGCCGGTTTCTGCACTGTTCGGGGTACTGCCGTGTTCCGCGCCGTTGGAGGTACAGGCGCGCCTGCGTCGCACATCTATTCGCCGTTACCCGTTTTGTTCGTCATTCACCTTCACGTACACACGCGGTACGCGGGTTCCGATCCGGGTGATGATTTCGTACGCAATTGTTCCCGCGGCCCGTGCCCAGTCCTCGGCGGTCGGCTCGCCCCGGTCGCCGGGCCCGAACAGCACGGCCTCCGCACCGACTTCCGGCTCGTCCCCGCCGAGGTCGACGACGAACTGGTCCATCGCGATCCGACCGGCGACCGTCCGCAGCTTGCCGCCGACCAGCACGGGTCCGGTGCCGGAGGCGTGGCGCGGGATGCCGTCCGCGTACCCGACGGGCACGAGGCCGAGGGTCGTGTCGCCGGGGGTGATGTAGTGATGCCCGTAGCTGACGCCGTGCCCCCCTTCCACGTGCTTCACCAGCGCGAGCGACGCGCTCAGCGTCATCACCGGGCGCAGCCCGAAGTCGGCGGGGGTGCCGATCTCGGGGCTCGGCGAGATGCCGTAGACCGCGATTCCCGTGCGTACGAGATCGAAGTGGCTCTCGGGAAGGGTCAGCGTGGCGGGCGAGTTGGCGATGTGCCGCACCTCGGGGCGGGCGCCGCGCTCCTCGGCGTACGTCACCATCTCGCGGAAACGGGTGAGTTGGGCCTGGATGGAGGGGTGGCCGGGTTCGTCGGCGCAGGCGAAGTGCGACCAGAGGCCGGTGAGGGTGATCAGTCCGTCGGCCTCGGCGCGCAGAGCCTGAGCAACGAGTTCGGGCCAGTCGGCGGGCTGGCAGCCGTTGCGCCCGAGGCCGGTGTCGGCCTTGAGCTGGACGCGAGCGGGGGTGCCGATGCCCCGGGCCGCCTGAATGACCTCCCGCAGGGCCCACAGACCACTCACCGACACGTCGAGGTCGGCCTCGATGGCCTGGGCCCAGGGGCCGCCGGGCGTCCAGAGCCAGCACAGGATCCGGCCCGGCAGTCCCGCCGCCCGCAGCGCGAGAGCCTCCTCGGGGGTGGCGGTGCCGAGCCAGGTGGCGCCCGCCTCGCGCGCCGCACGGGCACACGGGACCGCCCCGTGGCCGTACGCGTCGGACTTGACCACGGCCATCAGGGCCGCGGACGGCGCGTGGGCGCGCAGGGTCCGCACATTGGCCCGGAGTGCGGCCAGATCGATCTCGGCGCGGGCGCGCAGGGGTGCTGTCTCGTTCATAGCGTCCCCAGTGTCTCAGAGGGGTCCGACAGCACCCCGGCACCGGTGGCACTCAGGTACCGGCCCGGCGGCCCCATACGTAGACCCGGTCGCCCTTCTTGAGGACGCCCCACAGCTTGCGGGCGTCGGCGAGCCGCAGATTCACGCAGCCCCACGAGCCGACGGTGGTGTAGATGCTGCCGTAGACGGCGTGGAAGGCCTGTCCGCCGTCGAAGAACTGGCTGTACGGCATGGGGGTGTTGTAGAGCGTCGACCAGTGGTTCTTGTGCTTCCAGTAGACCTTCTTCCAGCCCGTCCGCGTCCCGTACCCGGCCCGCCCGCTCCTCATCGGCACCGGCCCGTAGATGACCTTCTTCCCCTTCTGCACCCATGTGAGCTGACGGGTGAGATCCACGCAGGCCACGCGGTACGACCGGACAGGACACTTCTTGGCCGCGTTCGGGTTCTTCTTCGCCGACAGCAACTGCATATGAGCCCAGGTGACAGGCCCGGCGAAACCGATGCTCGGCTTGATCTTGTGCTTCGTCTGGAAGCCACGGATGGCGAGACAGTCCGCGCCGGACTGCTTCCCGTCCACCTTCAGCTTCAGCCACCGCTCGACCTGGCGCTGGTAGGGCCCGGTCCGCTTGCTGCACGCCACCTTCGCGGCGGCGTCGCCGAGCGGCACGTACTCGACGAGGGCGTACGTCGCCTCCATCGCGTCCCGCGGCTGGACCGCGTCCTCCTTGGCAGTCGGTGTGTACACCTTCGGCGCCAGGACCTGGTCGGGCGTATCGATCTGCCACGGCTGGTACGGCCCCGGCGGCACCCCGGGCACAAGCTCCGCCTCCGGCCCGGAAGCGGGAGGAACAGGTTCCGCATACGCCGCCCCGACAGGCAGGACGGTCACCGCGGCGAGCATCACCGCGATCCCACGACACGTCATTCGTCTGCTGATCATGCGATCAGCCATACGCAACGGGAGGGCGAGCACGGGTGAGCCGCGCGGAGGGGGTCGCCCGTTAGGCGGGCTGGGGTCGCGTTTTCCTCGCCCCCTCCGCCCCTACCCGTCCCGCACTTCCGGGCTACGCCCGGGTTCAGCCTGTCCGGCGTTTGAGGACGAGCGCGTCAGCGCGATGCGGGGGTCTGGGGGCGGAGCCCCCAGGAACGGGACGGGCAGGGGCGGAGGGGGCGAAAAACACTCACCTCAGCCACACACATCCCGCCAGGCATCCGGAATCGCATCAGCCACGTCATGCGCCCCCACAGGCGCCCCATCCGCAGCAAACCGCCCCGCCAGCCCATGCAGATACGCGGCAACACTCCCGGCATCGAGCGCCGACAGCCCCGCCGCAAGCAACGACCCCCCAAGCCCAGACAACACGTCCCCACTCCCCGCAGTGGCCAGCCACCCCGTCCCGGTCGAGTTCACCCGCACCACCCCACCCCCGGCGTCAGCGACCAACGTCGTAGACCCCTTGAGCAGCACAGTCGCCCCATAAAGCCCCGCAAGCTCCCGCACGGCAGACAGCCGAGCCCCCTCGACAGACTCCCGCGAGACTCCGAGCAGCGCCGCCGCCTCCCCCGCGTGCGGCGTCATCAGCGTCGGCGCCCCCCGCCCCCGCACCACCACCCGCGAGGCCAGCCGCAACCCATCCGCGTCCAACAACACAGGCACATCCGCCGCCAGCGCCTCCCCCACGCCCGACGCATCGTCCCCGGCCCCCGGCCCCACCACCCACGCCTGCACCCGCCCGGCATGCTTGGGCCCCTGGTCGGACACCAGCGTCTCCGGAAAGCGGGCGAGAACCGCGCCCCCGGCGGGCCCGACGTACCGCACGGCCCCCGCCCCACCCCGCAACGCCCCGGCCACGGCGAGCACGGCCGCCCCCGGATACCGCGCCGACCCGGCGGCGATCCCGACGACCCCCCGCCGGTACTTGTCGCTCTCAGCCCCCGGCACCGGCAGCCGCGCGGCGACATCCGCATGCTGCAGGGCCTCCAACTCGGGCTCGGCGGGCAGTTCGGCCCCGAGCCCGATGTCGACAAGCCGCACCGACCCGGCGTACTCCCGCGCCGGATCGATCAGCAGCCCCGGCTTGTGCGTCCCGAAAGTGACCGTGAGGTCGGCGCGGACAGCGGCCCCGAGCACCTCGCCGGTGTCCGCCTCGACGCCGCTCGGCAGATCGACGGCGACGACAGCCGCGCGGGAGCCGTCGACAACCCCGACCAGCGCCGCCGCATCGGCCCGGAGCCCACCCTTGCCCCCGATCCCGACGATCCCGTCGACAACGAGATCGGCCCGGCGGACGATCTCCTCGGCGGCGGCGGGGCTCACGGTCCGCCCGCCGGCCCGGCGCAGGGCCTCAACCCCTCCCGGGTGCGTACGTTCGGGACTGAGCAGGACAGCCGTGACACCCGCCCCACGCGCCGCCAGCCGCGCCCCCGCGTACAGAGCGTCCCCGGCGTTGTCCCCGCTCCCCACCAGCAGCACGACCCGGCTCCCGTACACCCGCCCCAGCAACTGGGCGCAGGCGACGGCCAGTCCGGCGGCGGCGCGCTGCATCAACGCCCCCTCCGGAAGCCGCGCCATCAGGTCTCGCTCGGCAGTCCTCACGGTCTCCACGCTGTACGCAGTACGCATACGGTCGAGTTTCCCGCAGCTATCCCTCCGCCACCACCACAGCCGAGGCCACACCGGCGTCGTGGCTAAGCGACACATGCCAGGACCGCACGCCCAGCTCGGCCGCGCGGGCGGCCACCGTGCCCGTCACCTTCAACCGCGGTTGACCGCTGTCCTCGACGTAGACCTCGGCGTCCGTCCAGTGCAGGCCCGCCGGAGCGCCCAGCGCCTTGGCCACGGCCTCCTTGGCCGCGAAGCGGGCCGCGAGCGAGGCGACACCCCGCCGCTCACCGCTCGGCAACAGCAACTCGCTCTCCACGAACAGCCGTTCGGCCAGCCCAGGCGTACGCTCCAGCGAAGCCCGGAACCGGTCGATCTCCGCCACATCGATACCGACCCCGATGATGCTCATGCCGAGACCCTACGGCGCTCCAGCACCGCCCCTTCCAACCCACCTCTACGCGGAAGCAAGCTCGCACCACACGTACTTGCCCCGTCAGCCGCCGCACCCTCCGCCTGCCGAGGCTCAGCTCAACATCTATCGAACGAGCTTCCGTGGAGTGGAGGACACGTCACTCGGGCCCAGGCGACGGCGACTCCTGCGTAGAGATCGCGAACTCACCCACCCACATAGCCATCCGCGACTCAAAGACCCCGGCCAGGGCAATCCTCACCTTCCCCACCGGGGCCTTCTCCACCTTCCTCGACGCCCTAAAGTCAGCTCACTCCACCGTCACCGACTTCGCCAGGTTCCGAGGCTGATCCACCTCGTTCCCCCGAGCCGTGGCCAGCTCACAAGCGAAGACCTGCAACGGCACCGTGGCCACCAGCGGCTGCAGCAAGGTCGGCGTGGCCGGGATCCGGATCAGGTGGTCCGCGTACGGCACGACCGCCTCGTCCCCCTCCTCCGCGATCACGATCGTCCGCGCACCCCGCGCCCGGATCTCCTGGATGTTGGACACGATCTTGTCGTGGAGAACGGACCGCCCCCGGGGCGAGGGGACGACCACGACGACCGGCAGGTCATCCTCGATCAGTGCGATCGGCCCGTGCTTCAGTTCGCCCGCCGCGAAGCCCTCGGCGTGCATGTACGCCAGTTCCTTGAGCTTGAGCGCGCCCTCCAGCGCGACCGGATAGCCCACGTGCCGCCCGAGGAACAGCACCGTGTTCTTGTCGGCGAGGGAGCGCGCCAGCTCCCGTACGGGCTCCATGGTCTCCAGGACGCGGTCGACCGAAGCGGAGATCTGGGACAGGTCGCGGATCACAGCCTGGATCTCGTCGCCCCACTTGGTGCCGCGCACCTGGCCGAGGTACAGGGCCACCAGGTAGCAGGCCACCAGCTGCGTCAGGAACGCCTTCGTCGAAGCGACGGCGACCTCCGGGCCGGCGTGCGTGTACAGCACCGCGTCCGACTCGCGCGGGATCGTCGAGCCGTTGGTGTTGCAGATGGCCAGCACCTTGGAGCCCTGTTCGCGCGCGTGTCGCAGCGCCATGAGGGTGTCCATGGTCTCGCCGGACTGCGAGATGGCGATGACCAGCGAGCGCGAGCCCAGGATGGGGTCCCGGTAGCGGAACTCGCTCGCCAGCTCCACCTCGCACGGGATCCGCGTCCAGTGCTCGATGGCGTACTTGGCGATCAGCCCGGCGTGGAAGGCCGTACCGCAGGCGACGATGACGACCTTGTCGACCTCACGCAGCTCGTGGACCGGGATCCGCACCTCGTCCAGCGTCAGCAGGCCGGACGCGTCGATGCGCCCCAGCAAGGTGTCGGCGACCGCCTTGGGCTGCTCGGCGATCTCCTTGAGCATGAAGTAGTCGTAGCCCCCCTTTTCGGCCGCCGAGGCGTCCCAGTCCACGTGGAAGGCGCGTACCTCGGCGGGGAGGCCGTCGAAGCCGGTGACCGTCACCCCGTCCCGGCGCAGCTCCACCACCTGGTCCTGGCCCAGCTCGATCGCCGACCGCGTGTGGGCGATGAACGCGGCGACGTCCGAGGCGAGAAAGGCCTCGCCCTCTCCGACGCCCACCACGAGGGGCGAGTTCCGCCGCGCGCCGACGACCACGTCCGGCTCATCGGCGTGCACCGCCACCAGCGTGAACGCGCCTTCGAGGCGCCGGCACACCAGCCGCATGGCCTCCGCCAGGTCCGCGCAGACCGAGAACTCCTCGGCGAGCAGATGCGCGACCACCTCGGTGTCCGTCTCGGAGGCCAGGTGGTGCCCGCGTTCGGCCAACTCGGCCCTGAGGACCGCGAAGTTCTCGATGATCCCGTTGTGCACGACGGCGACCCGGCCGGCGTTGTCCAGGTGCGGATGGGCGTTCGCGTCCGTGGGCCCGCCGTGCGTGGCCCACCGGGTGTGCCCGATCCCCGTCGACCCGGTCGGCAGCGGCCTTTCGACCAGCTCCTTCTCCAGGTTGACCAGTTTCCCGGCCTTCTTCGCGGCGGCGAGCCCCCCGTCCGCCGGCACGGCGACTCCTGCCGAGTCGTACCCCCGGTACTCCAGTCGCTTCAGTCCGGCCATCACCACGTCAAGCGCCGACTGCGACCCCACGTATCCCACGATTCCGCACATGGGCGGCAGCCTAAGGGCCGGAAGCCGCCCGAACCCGGCGCCTCGTGCCCGATATCGGAAATTCCCACCCCTCGCCGCGCTCCCCCAGGAGCAACCCGCGTGACGGACCCCACGCCCCATCACGTC harbors:
- the alr gene encoding alanine racemase, with the translated sequence MNETAPLRARAEIDLAALRANVRTLRAHAPSAALMAVVKSDAYGHGAVPCARAAREAGATWLGTATPEEALALRAAGLPGRILCWLWTPGGPWAQAIEADLDVSVSGLWALREVIQAARGIGTPARVQLKADTGLGRNGCQPADWPELVAQALRAEADGLITLTGLWSHFACADEPGHPSIQAQLTRFREMVTYAEERGARPEVRHIANSPATLTLPESHFDLVRTGIAVYGISPSPEIGTPADFGLRPVMTLSASLALVKHVEGGHGVSYGHHYITPGDTTLGLVPVGYADGIPRHASGTGPVLVGGKLRTVAGRIAMDQFVVDLGGDEPEVGAEAVLFGPGDRGEPTAEDWARAAGTIAYEIITRIGTRVPRVYVKVNDEQNG
- a CDS encoding alpha/beta fold hydrolase: MSESSAEAVASAASAVAASAGNWRKATGIAGVAIGVVAAGAAAGVAIERLTVGRSMRERARLALDSAGPYGALRGTPGKAYADDGTELYYEVDDVEPEAPLGGRRRRLFGRKAPAPVTVVFSHGYCLNQDSWHFQRAALRGVVRMVHWDQRSHGRSGRGVAQVEEHKPVTIDQLGRDLKAVIDAAAPEGPIVLVGHSMGGMTVMALADQYPELIRERVVAAALVGTSSGRLGEVNFGLPVAGVNAVRRVLPGVLKALGQQAALVERGRRATADLFAGVIKRYSFAGRDVDPAVERFAERMIEGTPIDVVAEFYPAFTEHDKTEALAYFADMPVLVLAGVKDLVTPSEHSEAIADLLPDAELVLVPDAGHLVMLEHPEVVIDRLADLLMRAGAVPAGATVGGYGTTSSTAQPG
- a CDS encoding NAD(P)H-hydrate dehydratase, with translation MRTAYSVETVRTAERDLMARLPEGALMQRAAAGLAVACAQLLGRVYGSRVVLLVGSGDNAGDALYAGARLAARGAGVTAVLLSPERTHPGGVEALRRAGGRTVSPAAAEEIVRRADLVVDGIVGIGGKGGLRADAAALVGVVDGSRAAVVAVDLPSGVEADTGEVLGAAVRADLTVTFGTHKPGLLIDPAREYAGSVRLVDIGLGAELPAEPELEALQHADVAARLPVPGAESDKYRRGVVGIAAGSARYPGAAVLAVAGALRGGAGAVRYVGPAGGAVLARFPETLVSDQGPKHAGRVQAWVVGPGAGDDASGVGEALAADVPVLLDADGLRLASRVVVRGRGAPTLMTPHAGEAAALLGVSRESVEGARLSAVRELAGLYGATVLLKGSTTLVADAGGGVVRVNSTGTGWLATAGSGDVLSGLGGSLLAAGLSALDAGSVAAYLHGLAGRFAADGAPVGAHDVADAIPDAWRDVCG
- a CDS encoding DUF397 domain-containing protein encodes the protein MEWRTRHSGPGDGDSCVEIANSPTHIAIRDSKTPARAILTFPTGAFSTFLDALKSAHSTVTDFARFRG
- the tsaE gene encoding tRNA (adenosine(37)-N6)-threonylcarbamoyltransferase complex ATPase subunit type 1 TsaE, translating into MERPAAPHNPAEPAVAGARVQFTVNSPEQMRELGLHLAKLLRAGDLVMLNGELGAGKTTLTRGLGEGLGVRGAVTSPTFVIARVHPSLGDGPPLVHVDAYRLGGGLDEMEDLDLDVSLSDSVIVVEWGEGKVEELTDDRLHVVIHRAVGDTTDEVRHVTLTGLGGRWATADLSVLSA
- a CDS encoding L,D-transpeptidase family protein; translated protein: MISRRMTCRGIAVMLAAVTVLPVGAAYAEPVPPASGPEAELVPGVPPGPYQPWQIDTPDQVLAPKVYTPTAKEDAVQPRDAMEATYALVEYVPLGDAAAKVACSKRTGPYQRQVERWLKLKVDGKQSGADCLAIRGFQTKHKIKPSIGFAGPVTWAHMQLLSAKKNPNAAKKCPVRSYRVACVDLTRQLTWVQKGKKVIYGPVPMRSGRAGYGTRTGWKKVYWKHKNHWSTLYNTPMPYSQFFDGGQAFHAVYGSIYTTVGSWGCVNLRLADARKLWGVLKKGDRVYVWGRRAGT
- a CDS encoding holo-ACP synthase; translated protein: MSIIGVGIDVAEIDRFRASLERTPGLAERLFVESELLLPSGERRGVASLAARFAAKEAVAKALGAPAGLHWTDAEVYVEDSGQPRLKVTGTVAARAAELGVRSWHVSLSHDAGVASAVVVAEG
- the glmS gene encoding glutamine--fructose-6-phosphate transaminase (isomerizing); this encodes MCGIVGYVGSQSALDVVMAGLKRLEYRGYDSAGVAVPADGGLAAAKKAGKLVNLEKELVERPLPTGSTGIGHTRWATHGGPTDANAHPHLDNAGRVAVVHNGIIENFAVLRAELAERGHHLASETDTEVVAHLLAEEFSVCADLAEAMRLVCRRLEGAFTLVAVHADEPDVVVGARRNSPLVVGVGEGEAFLASDVAAFIAHTRSAIELGQDQVVELRRDGVTVTGFDGLPAEVRAFHVDWDASAAEKGGYDYFMLKEIAEQPKAVADTLLGRIDASGLLTLDEVRIPVHELREVDKVVIVACGTAFHAGLIAKYAIEHWTRIPCEVELASEFRYRDPILGSRSLVIAISQSGETMDTLMALRHAREQGSKVLAICNTNGSTIPRESDAVLYTHAGPEVAVASTKAFLTQLVACYLVALYLGQVRGTKWGDEIQAVIRDLSQISASVDRVLETMEPVRELARSLADKNTVLFLGRHVGYPVALEGALKLKELAYMHAEGFAAGELKHGPIALIEDDLPVVVVVPSPRGRSVLHDKIVSNIQEIRARGARTIVIAEEGDEAVVPYADHLIRIPATPTLLQPLVATVPLQVFACELATARGNEVDQPRNLAKSVTVE
- the rimI gene encoding ribosomal protein S18-alanine N-acetyltransferase; the protein is MRWWDIDPVLELEKDLFPEDAWSRGMFWSELAHSRGPEATRRYVVAEEGGRLVGYAGLAASGDLGDVQTIAVRREQWGTGLGARLLAELLRAATAFECAEVLLECRVDNVRAQKLYERFGFEAIGFRRGYYQPGNIDALVMRLHTASDSGSAAGSPSVNGVQGTEING
- the tsaB gene encoding tRNA (adenosine(37)-N6)-threonylcarbamoyltransferase complex dimerization subunit type 1 TsaB, with translation MLLLALDTATPAVTVALHDGTSVIASSSQVDARRHGELLLPAVDRVLAEAGLRLDAVTGVVVGVGPGPYTGLRVGLMTADTFGLALGVPVYGLCTLDGLAYAAEVEGPFVVATDARRKEVYWARYADPRTRVSEPAVDRPADLDLGGLPAVGAGALLYPDTFPDARAPEYVSAAALASLAAEKLAAGEELAAPRPLYLRRPDAQVPKNYKVVTPK